The DNA window TGTTACTGATTACGTTACCCTCGTTTTTCTGCATATGGTAAATGTCATACAGCAGCTTACACGACGGGCTGTTGACACCCCGGCAGATTTCATAAGTCTGATCGGAGGTACGCAGAAATAGATTCGGCGTGTCGCTCAGCGGTTCCAGTACCATCGTCAGGCTAGCGGGTTCAAGGATTTCGGCACCCCGGCGCAGCGCATCGATCACATTACCGGTCTGCACACCAATCGGTAGTCGCCGTTCGAAATCCCCCGGTACGACGGTCGTCCACTTGGCGTTGACGCGCTTCGCTGTCTCGACCGCTTTCCGGCAACCGTTCAGGAAAATATCGATATATTCGGGTTTGCCGGCCGCCAGCGTATTCGCACCGTTGCCGCCTTTGTCGAGCACAAAAACGCCCATCGTGATACCGAGCCGGGCCATCTCTTTTCCCATCTTCTCCTGCATGGCTACATCGCGGCCCATCATGCCATTATCCTCGAACGCCGTGAAGCCCATATCAGCCATGTATTTCAACTGATCGATGGGGTCTTTACCCGCCGTATTCTCAAACATACCGATGTGCGGGGCGTATTTGAGTTTGAAGCTGTGCTTCGCCTGTGGAATGGGTTCGGCGTACAGTTGATCGGCGAGGGCTACCCCCGCGAGTCCAGCTGTAGACTTTACAAAATGGCGTCGTTGCATATTTTGAGTAGTGATTTTCTTGGTTATTTCTTGATTGTCTTGAACTGTGATTTTTATGATTACGCTGATTGCACTGATTTTTTTGTTTGAATCACAGCCTATCTGTGTAATCAAATGAATCACAGTTCAAGATTGTCTGAACTATGATTCATTTGATTATGTGATTTCGCTGATTTCAAAAAAAGAATCATAGTCCATCAGCGTAATCAAAAAAATCACACGGGGCCGCCCGGCGGTTCAGAATCATTTTCTCTTCAGCGTGCTTAGGTAATCGACCAGGTCGACGAGTTCCTGCGTGCTCATGCTTTCCTGCAAGCCCGACGGCATCATCGACGTTTCGGTCGTTTTGATTGATTTGACGTCCGACATTTTGTAGTTCTGCACAACCCCGCCGGGGAACTTCATTTGCAGATCGGTTTCGGTTTTGCTTGAGATAATACCCGTCAGCATTGTGCCATCTTTCAGTTTCACTTCCGACGTTTCGTAGCCGAAGCTGATGCCCGCGTCGGGGTGCAGAATGGCGAGGTATTCTCCCTCTTTTGACAGCTTCGAGCCAATCTCCGACAGCTTCGGCCCGAAGTCCATGCCTTCGCCGTTGACCTGATGGCAAATCGCGCAATTGGCTTTGAACACCGTCAGGCCGCGTGCTGCGTCGCCGTTCATCGCCATCAGCTCCGACAGGCCGGGGAGCTTCTTGCCGTCGCCCGATTGTGCACCGTCGAGGTAACTGGCAGCCTGTACCCGGATGTTTTTGCGCCAGTCGCCACTAACACCCTGCGCAGCCGCTTTTTTGTAATCGCCGGTGATGTCACCCGTTTTAAGGAGCGCGATCACCATATCGGCACCTTCCGAACTGCCGCCCAGCGAACGGGTTGCATTGGTACGTAGACTAGGAGACCGCTTACCGTCCAGCGCGACGGTTTTCAGGATGTCAATCGACGATTTGCTGCCCACGTTCCGCAAAGCCGTGACCATGTGTATCGCATCGTCGGCATTACTACCGTTTATCGATGCCCACACCAGGTCGCTGCCTTTTTGCCGCAGCAGTTGCCGGGCGGCATCGCGGCCCATCCCGACGTCGTACTTCGCCAGCGCGAGTTTTTGCAGCCGCTCGTTTTCCGACGCCGGTTCGTACCGGCTGACCAGTTCGATGTATTCGGGTTTGCCGTAGGTCTGATCGAGCAGTTTGGCCAACGCCTGCTGCGCAATCTGATTTTGCCGGACAAAGTCGGGGTCGAGGTGGCGCAGGGCCAGGCGGCTCACGTCGGTCGACCCGCTGTTTTCTTTCAAAATAGTTAGCAGCGCGTTCGATTTTTCGGTGGCACCGGGGTTGAAATCGAAGGCCCGGAAATAGCGTAGCCGCGTGTTTAGGTCGGTGCGCGAATCGCTAGCCAGCTTCGCCAGCATTGGCACCGATTCCTTAGTCCGCGCCCGCCAGATAATGTCGCGACCGGCGGCTGTTGTGGTCGGGTCGTTGGCCTGTTGCTTCATCCAGGCGGAGTAAAACCGGTCCCAGTTGCCGTCCGCGCCGATACCCAGCGCTTCCAGATACCACCGATCCGTACCGTCGTGCTTACTGGCCAGTTTCGCCCACAGTTCCGGCGCGTCGGCCGATTTGCTGTTACGCAACGCGATAGCACATTCACGGCGCACCTGCGGATTAGCGTCAGAAACCAGTTGCTTGACAGCCGCAATCGTCGGGTCAGCACCGAGTTGACGAGCCGCCCGCAGCGCGGTGATGCGCAGGTTGGGGTTGCTGTTTTTCAACGCGGCCGTTACGTAGTTCGACCCGTTTTCGCCCTTACTTAGCAGCCACAGCGCGCGGGCCTGCATACGCGGATTCGGGTTGCTTTTGTACATGGTCGCCAATGCCTTCTCCGATTTTTTACCCATGCCGTGCAGGGTGTTCCAGGCGGCATAGCGAACATCCATATTCGGGCTTTGCAGCGCGTCAATGGCTCCTTCGACCGTCGTTAGATCAGTTTTGGGAATTGTGTAGGGCGAATTGGGCGGAGCCACGCGGTACACGCGGCCCTTACTTTGGTCACCCGCCTGATGCCCACCCACGCCGGGGTCGTACCAGTCGGCGATAATGAGCGAACCATCGGGCGCGACGCACACATCGGCCGGGCGGAACCACTGATCTCGGGCACCTTCGAGGATGTTGACGATACTGGCTTTGTAGCCCGCGCCGTCGTTCTGCACCGTGTACGATCGCACCACGTTCGGCCCGGCGTCGCAGTGAATGAGCTGATTCTGAAAAGCGGGCGGCAGCAGCTTTCCTTCGTACACGAGTATGCCCGTTGGCGACCCCGCGCCTGTTTGCAGCAGGTTGGGTACCGAACCGGGATCGTTGAGGTGCCAATGCCGCTGTGGTGTTTCCTTCTCCAGGTTTTCGCGATTGGCCTGCCAGCCCGCACCGATCATCTCGTCGGTGTAGCCGTAGTTGCCATACTCCATCACGTAATTGATACGCGTGCTTTTGTTGCCGTCGTCGTCGTTATCCGACTGCCAGAGCGTACCGTACGAGTCGACGGCGATTTCGTAGTTGTTGCGGAAATTTTGCCCGAGCAGTTCGACGTTTTTCCCGCCCGGATCGCAACGGAAGACCAGCCCCTGCCGGAAATGTTCTCTGTCAATGGGTTTGCCCGTCGCGATGTCGACAACCGGCTTTTTATCCTTATCGAGCAGTTGACCCCCTTCGTTGCCGAAGTTGAAATACCATTTACCGTCTGGTCCGGCCACAAAGGTGTGCATACCGTGGTCGTGCTGTTCGCCACCAATGCCGGTGAAGAGCAGTTCCTTCCGGTCAGCTTTGTCGTCGTTGTTGTCGTCGGTCAACAGCCAGACGTTAGGACTGTCGGAGACGATAACCTGATTGCCCTGCACCCAGATACCAAGTGGTGACTCGATGGCGGGGTCCTGAAAAAACACCTTGCTATTGTCAGCTTTCCCGTCGTGGTTTTCGTCGTCGAGTATCACGATGCGGTCACCTTCGGGCCGGGTGGGGTTACCGTTGATGGCGGGTCGATAGTTGTACGCTTCGCACACCCAGACACGCCCCTTCGCGTCGACGTCGATGTTGGTGGGGTTCACCAGCATCGGCTCGGCGGCAAACAGCGTCGCTTCCAGCCCCGGTGCCACGTTCAAGCTACCCACGG is part of the Spirosoma rhododendri genome and encodes:
- a CDS encoding hydroxypyruvate isomerase family protein; the protein is MQRRHFVKSTAGLAGVALADQLYAEPIPQAKHSFKLKYAPHIGMFENTAGKDPIDQLKYMADMGFTAFEDNGMMGRDVAMQEKMGKEMARLGITMGVFVLDKGGNGANTLAAGKPEYIDIFLNGCRKAVETAKRVNAKWTTVVPGDFERRLPIGVQTGNVIDALRRGAEILEPASLTMVLEPLSDTPNLFLRTSDQTYEICRGVNSPSCKLLYDIYHMQKNEGNVISNIDWTWPEIAYFQIGDNPGRKEPTTGEINYKKVLQHVYKKAKAENKEFVFGMEHGNSMPGKDGETAVINAYVESDSFAV
- a CDS encoding PVC-type heme-binding CxxCH protein is translated as MKTNALRMSAAGLLAGGLLIGAYQNHNLNLASRDYLKRLFTSLSDDDKHDPKYAVGSLNVAPGLEATLFAAEPMLVNPTNIDVDAKGRVWVCEAYNYRPAINGNPTRPEGDRIVILDDENHDGKADNSKVFFQDPAIESPLGIWVQGNQVIVSDSPNVWLLTDDNNDDKADRKELLFTGIGGEQHDHGMHTFVAGPDGKWYFNFGNEGGQLLDKDKKPVVDIATGKPIDREHFRQGLVFRCDPGGKNVELLGQNFRNNYEIAVDSYGTLWQSDNDDDGNKSTRINYVMEYGNYGYTDEMIGAGWQANRENLEKETPQRHWHLNDPGSVPNLLQTGAGSPTGILVYEGKLLPPAFQNQLIHCDAGPNVVRSYTVQNDGAGYKASIVNILEGARDQWFRPADVCVAPDGSLIIADWYDPGVGGHQAGDQSKGRVYRVAPPNSPYTIPKTDLTTVEGAIDALQSPNMDVRYAAWNTLHGMGKKSEKALATMYKSNPNPRMQARALWLLSKGENGSNYVTAALKNSNPNLRITALRAARQLGADPTIAAVKQLVSDANPQVRRECAIALRNSKSADAPELWAKLASKHDGTDRWYLEALGIGADGNWDRFYSAWMKQQANDPTTTAAGRDIIWRARTKESVPMLAKLASDSRTDLNTRLRYFRAFDFNPGATEKSNALLTILKENSGSTDVSRLALRHLDPDFVRQNQIAQQALAKLLDQTYGKPEYIELVSRYEPASENERLQKLALAKYDVGMGRDAARQLLRQKGSDLVWASINGSNADDAIHMVTALRNVGSKSSIDILKTVALDGKRSPSLRTNATRSLGGSSEGADMVIALLKTGDITGDYKKAAAQGVSGDWRKNIRVQAASYLDGAQSGDGKKLPGLSELMAMNGDAARGLTVFKANCAICHQVNGEGMDFGPKLSEIGSKLSKEGEYLAILHPDAGISFGYETSEVKLKDGTMLTGIISSKTETDLQMKFPGGVVQNYKMSDVKSIKTTETSMMPSGLQESMSTQELVDLVDYLSTLKRK